A portion of the Camelus ferus isolate YT-003-E chromosome 16, BCGSAC_Cfer_1.0, whole genome shotgun sequence genome contains these proteins:
- the LOC102512221 gene encoding myb-binding protein 1A isoform X1 has translation MEPEAGPVLYQKLLVWEPSLESEEEEEEISEQLIPDPWGPQDSSGPAPRRPNPVRMRRDLTWKRQSSEPTCSASMAEMESMEVAEAVSTGEAPKSGARPADRHGLLKHSREFLDFFWDIAKPQQEARLEATEKLLEYLRTRPRGSSEMKYALKRLITGLGGGRETARPCYSLALAQLLQSFEDIPLCSILQQIQEKYDLQKVKKGMVRPALFANLFGVLALFQSGRLVKDSEVLMKSVKLLQVLGQHYNHLQEQPQKALVDILSEVPEAVLQEVLPKVLKADLSSVLGSPEHLELFLLAQQKVPEKLEKLLGPVNLFSDENIPRLVTVLKMAASSMKKERKLPAMALELLRLALQEDVFSRFWKEVVEQGLLKKQFWPVSYLCFRLLGTALPLLSKEQLQLVMQGDLIRHYGEHVVTAKLPNQFKFAPEMNEYVEAFLKGCQDDPERQLDMVVAFTSVTNQGLPITPTYWRVVRFLSPPALKGYVAWLRDMFLQPDLDSLVDFSTNNQKKAQDASFHGPERAVFRLRKWIILRLVSVVDSLHVEKEEALTEEVARFCFFHSFFETKKPTSQIPETEQSFSPPLESRTREVVGNAFFSLLQTLSTQFRQAPEQTQDRRLWTHRLVQFADMLLSHGRNVAPLTPFTTQQRQAWDRMLKTLKEVDARSSEAKAKAAAFQHLLLLVGIHLFKSPAESCDLLGDIQTCIKKSLGEKPRRTRSKATSLQEPPWVEVLVEILLALLAQPSHLMRQVARNVFGHVCSHLTPHALQLILDVLKPEGSQDEDDNVVVMDDSEQKPLEDEEDKSSDGEDNKGSKNSESEEESDEEESDEEDLDGDVDQGFREQLMAVLQAGKALGGADGEDDEEEELGDEAMMALDENLASLFAEQKLRIQARRDEKNKLQKEKVLRRDFQIRVLDLIEVLVTKQPENPLVLDLLEPLLLIIRRSMRTSSTKQEQDLLHKTARIFTHHLCRSRHYCRDLGDRVETLYTQLEQLVQQACHQADSSISLYYFNAALYLLRVLKGNTVDKSTRKAQKEKANADTSTQPQGTEAASCLDLSLVTPVYSSALSSFLTKRNSPLTVPMFLSLFTRHPMLCKSLLPIVVEHVASPTRSRHQAQACLLLQKTLPTRELRLCFKNPEWEQLMGQILAKVTENLRTLGEAETKSEQQKELSSLELLNTLLKNIHHEKLTVDLTATLGVLQSQQQRLQQGEHPTGSSRLHDLYWQAMKVLGVQRPKSEKKDAKEVPKDMQSPVSLKRKKKGFLPETKKRKKRKSEGATQEEGAKPAATDGTQPPSTGKKKRNKMKSKVPAQSQVNGTPPTKSPAPDPPATSPDIPAKTPKPQKKNRKLSQVNGATPVSPMEPAGKKHQKNLPKKGVSGKSPQSALPRKKARLSLASRSPSLLQSGAKRKAQLRKVRKLSTPALPHSP, from the exons ATGGAACCCGAAGCAGGGCCTGTACTCTACCAGAAGCTGCTGGTCTGGGAGCCAAGCTTAGAGtccgaggaggaagaggaggagatatCAGAGCAGCTCATTCCGGATCCCTGGGGGCCCCAGGACTCCTCTGG CCCCGCCCCCAGGCGACCCAACCCAGTGCGCATGCGCCGGGACCTGACCTGGAAGAGGCAGTCTTCGGAGCCCACGTGTTCGGCCAGCATGGCGGAGATGGAGAGTATGGAAGTCGCTGAGGCTGTGTCTACTGGAGAGGCCCCGAAGAGCGGCGCCCGGCCTGCCGACCGTCATGGCCTGCTGAAGCACAGCCGCGAGTTCTTGGACTTCTTCTGGGACATTGCGAAGCCGCAGCAAGAGGCGCGGCTTGAGGCCACAGAGAAGCTGCTGGAGTATCTGCGCACAAGGCCAAGG GGGTCATCCGAGATGAAGTACGCCCTGAAGCGCCTAATCACTGGGCTCGGCGGCGGACGGGAAACCGCCCGGCCCTGCTACAGTTTGGCCCTGGCACAG CTGTTACAGTCTTTCGAAGACATCCCCTTGTGCAGCATCCTGCAGCAGATACAAGAGAAGTATGACCTGCAGAAGGTGAAGAAG GGGATGGTGAGACCAGCTCTCTTCGCAAACCTGTTTGGGGTGCTAGCCCTCTTTCAGTCAGGCAGGCTGGTGAAG GACTCCGAGGTACTGATGAAGTCGGTCAAGCTGCTGCAAGTCCTGGGCCAGCACTACAACCACTTGCAGGAGCAGCCCCAGAAGGCCCTGGTGGACATCCTCTCTGAG GTCCCAGAGGCCGTGTTGCAGGAGGTCCTGCCGAAGGTCCTCAAGGCTGACTTGAGTTCAGTACTTGGCTCACCCGAGCACCTGGAGCTCTTCCTCTTGGCCCAGCAGAAGGTGCCCGAGAAGCTGGAGAAGCTACTGGGACCAGTCAACCTGTTCTCAGATGAGAACATCCCCAG GCTGGTGACAGTGCTAAAGATGGCGGCCTCCTCTATGAAAAAGGAACGCAAGCTGCCCGCCATGGCCCTGGAGCTGCTCCGCCTGGCGCTCCAGGAGGACGTGTTCTCACGGTTCTGGAAGGAGGTTGTGGAGCAAGGGCTCCTGAAGAAGCAGTTCTGGCCGGTCAG CTACCTGTGTTTCCGCCTGCTGGGCacggccctgcccctgctgtcCAAGGAGCAGCTGCAGCTGGTGATGCAGGGGGACTTGATCCGACATTATGGGGAGCACGTGGTCACTGCTAAG CTCCCAAACCAGTTCAAGTTTGCTCCAGAGATGAACGAGTACGTGGAGGCCTTCCTCAAAGGCTGCCAGGATGACCCTGAGCGGCAGTTGGACATGGTGGTGGCCTTCACGTCCGTCACCAACCAGGGCCTCCCTATCACGCCTACCTACTGGCGGGTCGTGCGGTTCCTGAGTCCCCCGGCTCTCAAAGGCTACGTGGCCTGGCTGCGGGACATGTTTCTCCAGCCCGACCTGGACTCCTTGGTGGACTTCAGCACCAACAACCAGAAAAAAGCCCAGGACGCTTCGTTCCACGG GCCTGAGCGAGCTGTGTTCCGGCTACGGAAGTGGATCATCCTTCGCCTGGTCAGCGTCGTGGACAGCTTGCacgtggagaaggaggaggcctTGACTGAGGAGGTGGCCAG GTTCTGTTTTTTCCACTCATTCTTTGAGACAAAGAAGCCCACGTCCCAGATCCCAGAAACTGAGCagtccttctcccctcctctggaGAGCCGGACCCGGGAGGTGGTGGGCAATGCCTTCTTCAG CCTGCTGCAGACCCTCAGCACACAGTTTAGGCAGGCGCCGGAGCAGACCCAGGACAGGAGGCTCTGGACCCATCGCCTGGTGCAGTTTGCAGACATGCTTTTGAGCCATGGCCGCAACGTGGCTCCCCTGACGCCCTTCACCACTCAGCAGCGCCAGGCCTGGGACCG GATGCTAAAGACTCTGAAGGAAGTGGACGCACGGTCCTCagaggccaaggccaaggctgcTGCCTTCCAGCACCTGCTGCTACTGGTGGGCATCCACCTCTTCAAG TCCCCTGCAGAGAGCTGTGACCTGCTGGGTGACATCCAGACCTGCATCAAGAAGAGCTTGGGGGAGAAGCCTCGCCGGACCCGCTCCAAGGCCACCA GCCTCCAGGAGCCGCCGTGGGTGGAGGTGCTGGTGGAAATCCTGCTggccctcctggcccagcccagtCACCTGATGCGCCAGGTGGCCCGGAACGTGTTTGGCCATGTCTGCTCCCACCTGACTCCACATGCCCTGCAGCTCATCCTTGAT GTGCTCAAACCCGAGGGGAGCCAGGATGAGGACGACAACGTGGTGGTCATGGATGACTCCGAGCAGAAGCCACTGGAGGATGAGGAG GACAAGAGCTCAGATGGCGAGGACAACAAGGGCAGCAAGAACTCGGAGAGTGAGGAGGAAAGCGACGAGGAGGAGAGCGACGAGGAGGACCTGGATGGGGACGTGGACCAGGGCTTCCGGGAGCAGCTGATGGCGGTGCTGCAGGCAGGGAAGGCGCTG GGTGGAGCGGACGGCGaggatgatgaggaggaggagctgggggatgaGGCCATGATGGCCCTGGACGAGAACCTGGCCAGCCTCTTTGCCGAGCAGAAGCTGCGCATCCAGGCCCGGAGGGACGAGAAGAACAAGCTGCAGAAGGAGAAGGTGCTCCGGCGGGACTTCCAGATCCGG GTCCTGGACCTGATTGAAGTGCTGGTGACGAAGCAGCCCGAGAACCCCCTGGTCCTGGACCTGCTCGAGCCGCTGCTGCTCATCATCCGGCGGAGCATGCGCACCAGCAGCACCAAGCAGGAGCAGGACCTCCTGCACAAGACGGCCCGCATCTTCAC GCACCACCTGTGTCGCTCCCGGCATTACTGCCGCGACCTGGGCGACCGCGTGGAGACTCTGTATACGCAGCTGGAGCAGCTGGTGCAGCAGGCCTGCCACCAGGCTGACTCCTCCATCTCCCTCTACTACTTCAACGCCGCCCTCTACCTGCTCCGGGTCCTGAAGGGCAACACTGTGGACAAGTCCACCCGCAAGGCCCAGAAGGAGAAAGCCAACGCTGACACCAGCACCCAGCCCCAGGGCACAGAG GCTGCCAGCTGCTTGGATTTGAGCCTCGTGACCCCGGTCTATTCATCTGCACTGAGCTCCTTCCTGACCAAGCGCAACAGCCCACTCACCGTCCCCATGTTCCTCAGCCTCTTCACCCGGCACCCG ATGCTCTGTAAGAGCCTGCTCCCCATCGTGGTCGAGCATGTGGCAAGCCCCACACGGTCCCGTCATCAG gcccaggcctgcctgctgctcCAGAAGACCCTGCCCACACGGGAGCTGAGACTGTGCTTCAAGAACCCGGAGTGGGAGCAGCTGATGGGTCAGATCCTGGCAAAGGTCACTGAG AATCTGCGGACACTGGGTGAGGCTGAGACCAAGTCGGAGCAGCAGAAGGAGCTGTCCTCCTTGGAGCTGCTCAACACTCTCCTCAAGAACATTCATCATGAG AAGCTGACCGTGGACCTGACCGCCACCCTGGGCGTGCTGCAGAGCCAGCAGCAGAGGCTGCAGCAGGGGGAGCACCCGACCGGGTCCAGCCGCCTCCACGACCTGTACTGGCAGGCCATGAAGGTCCTCGGAGTCCA GCGCCCCAAGTCAGAGAAGAAGGATGCCAAGGAAGTCCCTAAGGACATGCAGAGCCCCGTTAGCCTGAAGCGCAAGAAAAAGGGGTTCTTGCCAGAGACCAAGAAGCGCAAGAAACGCAAGTCTGAGGGTGCCACACAGGAGGAGGGTGCCAAGCCCGCAGCCACTGATGGGACTCAGCCCCCCAGCACTGgcaagaagaagagaaacaagaTGAAGTCCAAGGTCCCAGCCCAGTCCCAGGTGAATGGGACACCACCTACCAAGAGTCCAGCCCCTGACCCTCCTGCCACGAGCCCCGACATCCCTGCCAAGACCCCAAAACCACAGAAGAAAAATCGGAAGTTGTCCCAGGTAAATGGAGCCACCCCTGTGTCCCCCATGGAGCCAGCTGGCAAAAAGCATCAGAAGAATCTGCCCAAAAAGGGGGTCTCAGGCAAGTCACCACAGTCCGCGCTGCCACGGAAGAAGGCCAGGCTGTCTCTGgccagcaggagccccagcctcctccagagCGGGGCCAAGAGGAAGGCCCAGCTGAGAAAGGTGAGGAAGCTCTCaacaccagccctgccccactcACCCTAG
- the LOC102512221 gene encoding glutathione hydrolase 6 isoform X3, with amino-acid sequence MEPEAGPVLYQKLLVWEPSLESEEEEEEISEQLIPDPWGPQDSSGNKAGGLPGAWARLVAALLLLAIGFSLAVRQLHSSSGSPGTLGSGAPPPSRHSHGPGVYPHGAIISPAATCSHLGQELLVAGGNVVDAGIGAALCLAVVHPHTTGLGAMFWGLFYNSSSGNSTALTSGPAQTLAPGLGLPLALPALRLLHTHFGRLPWPRLLVGPTTLAQEGFLVDTSLARALAAQGTKGICPLLCRTDGTPLGPGARAINPKLAAVLHRAALAPTPDLTGDALLSLLARDLGLEGPSAGPRPTLEPALRLPVPQGILFTTPSPSAGPELLELLEAAQQSGGPSPDPCPPRLLAAGTTGSSVLATVDSGGSVLLLTSSLNSSFGSGHLSPSTGVLLSNLVAKSAAWACPLILRGRLDDNEADVLGLVASGTPAVARVMTHTLLSHLVRPQTHAQQGPTKSPRPCIQGTLLQVAAHAEHAHVSSVPSGCCPSQGF; translated from the exons ATGGAACCCGAAGCAGGGCCTGTACTCTACCAGAAGCTGCTGGTCTGGGAGCCAAGCTTAGAGtccgaggaggaagaggaggagatatCAGAGCAGCTCATTCCGGATCCCTGGGGGCCCCAGGACTCCTCTGG GAACAAGGCTGGGGGTCTGCCCGGGGCCTGGGCCCGACTGGTAgctgccctgctgctgctggccatTGGTTTCTCCCTGGCCGTGAGGCAACTCCACAGCAGCAGTGGCTCTCCAGGAACGTTGGGCTCTGGGGCCCCTCCACCCAGCAGGCATTCCCACGGCCCTGGCGTGTACCCCCATGGTGCCATCATCAGCCCCGCAG CCACGTGCTCCCACCTGGGCCAGGAGTTGCTTGTTGCTGGGGGCAATGTCGTGGATGCTGGCATTGGAGCGGCTTTGTGTCTGGCAGTGGTGCATCCACACACCACAGGGCTAG GTGCCATGTTCTGGGGCCTCTTCTACAATAGCTCCTCAGGCAACTCAACTGCCCTGACATCAGGCCCAGCCCAGACCCTGGCCCCCGGCCTGGGGCTGCCCTTGGCTCTACCTGCCCTGCGCCTGCTACACACCCACTTCGGCCGCCTGCCCTGGCCACGCCTGCTGGTGGGCCCCACCACGCTGGCTCAAGAGGGCTTCCTGGTGGACACATCCCTGGCCAGGGCTCTGGCAGCCCAGGGCACAAAGGGCATCTGTCCACTCCTTTGCCGTACTGATGGGACCCCCCTGGGACCTGGGGCCCGAGCCATCAACCCCAAACTGGCAGCTGTGCTACACAGGGCTGCActtgcccccaccccagacctcacTGGGGATGCCCTACTGAGCCTTCTGGCCCgagacctggggctggagggccccTCAGCTGGGCCCAGGCCCACCTTGGAGCCAGCACTGCGACTGCCTGTGCCCCAGGGCATCCTGTTCACCACCCCTAGCCCCTCAGCTGGCCCAGAACTCCTAGAGCTGCTAGAGGCAGCTCAGCAGTCTGGAgggcccagccctgacccctgcccACCACGCCTCCTAGCTGCTGGGACCACAGGGAGCAGTGTCCTGGCCACTGTGGACAGCGGCGGCTCTGTGCTGCTTCTCACTTCCTCGCTCAACAGCTCCTTCGGCTCTGGACACCTGTCCCCAAGCACTGGGGTTCTACTTAGCAACCTGGTAGCCAAGTCTGCTGCCTGGGCCTGTCCTCTCATCCTCCGTGGCAGGCTGGATGACAATGAGGCTGACGTTTTGGGGCTGGTTGCTTCAGGGACACCCGCAGTGGCCAGAGTCATGACTCATACCTTGCTCAGCCACCTGGTCAGGCCCCAAACCCATGCTCAGCAAGGACCCACCAAGAGCCCCAGACCTTGTATCCAAGGGACCCTGCTCCAGGTGGCAGCCCATGCAGAGCATGCCCATGTCTCCAGTGTCCCCAGtggctgctgcccctcccaggggTTTTAA
- the LOC102512221 gene encoding myb-binding protein 1A isoform X2: MVRPALFANLFGVLALFQSGRLVKDSEVLMKSVKLLQVLGQHYNHLQEQPQKALVDILSEVPEAVLQEVLPKVLKADLSSVLGSPEHLELFLLAQQKVPEKLEKLLGPVNLFSDENIPRLVTVLKMAASSMKKERKLPAMALELLRLALQEDVFSRFWKEVVEQGLLKKQFWPVSYLCFRLLGTALPLLSKEQLQLVMQGDLIRHYGEHVVTAKLPNQFKFAPEMNEYVEAFLKGCQDDPERQLDMVVAFTSVTNQGLPITPTYWRVVRFLSPPALKGYVAWLRDMFLQPDLDSLVDFSTNNQKKAQDASFHGPERAVFRLRKWIILRLVSVVDSLHVEKEEALTEEVARFCFFHSFFETKKPTSQIPETEQSFSPPLESRTREVVGNAFFSLLQTLSTQFRQAPEQTQDRRLWTHRLVQFADMLLSHGRNVAPLTPFTTQQRQAWDRMLKTLKEVDARSSEAKAKAAAFQHLLLLVGIHLFKSPAESCDLLGDIQTCIKKSLGEKPRRTRSKATSLQEPPWVEVLVEILLALLAQPSHLMRQVARNVFGHVCSHLTPHALQLILDVLKPEGSQDEDDNVVVMDDSEQKPLEDEEDKSSDGEDNKGSKNSESEEESDEEESDEEDLDGDVDQGFREQLMAVLQAGKALGGADGEDDEEEELGDEAMMALDENLASLFAEQKLRIQARRDEKNKLQKEKVLRRDFQIRVLDLIEVLVTKQPENPLVLDLLEPLLLIIRRSMRTSSTKQEQDLLHKTARIFTHHLCRSRHYCRDLGDRVETLYTQLEQLVQQACHQADSSISLYYFNAALYLLRVLKGNTVDKSTRKAQKEKANADTSTQPQGTEAASCLDLSLVTPVYSSALSSFLTKRNSPLTVPMFLSLFTRHPMLCKSLLPIVVEHVASPTRSRHQAQACLLLQKTLPTRELRLCFKNPEWEQLMGQILAKVTENLRTLGEAETKSEQQKELSSLELLNTLLKNIHHEKLTVDLTATLGVLQSQQQRLQQGEHPTGSSRLHDLYWQAMKVLGVQRPKSEKKDAKEVPKDMQSPVSLKRKKKGFLPETKKRKKRKSEGATQEEGAKPAATDGTQPPSTGKKKRNKMKSKVPAQSQVNGTPPTKSPAPDPPATSPDIPAKTPKPQKKNRKLSQVNGATPVSPMEPAGKKHQKNLPKKGVSGKSPQSALPRKKARLSLASRSPSLLQSGAKRKAQLRKVRKLSTPALPHSP; encoded by the exons ATGGTGAGACCAGCTCTCTTCGCAAACCTGTTTGGGGTGCTAGCCCTCTTTCAGTCAGGCAGGCTGGTGAAG GACTCCGAGGTACTGATGAAGTCGGTCAAGCTGCTGCAAGTCCTGGGCCAGCACTACAACCACTTGCAGGAGCAGCCCCAGAAGGCCCTGGTGGACATCCTCTCTGAG GTCCCAGAGGCCGTGTTGCAGGAGGTCCTGCCGAAGGTCCTCAAGGCTGACTTGAGTTCAGTACTTGGCTCACCCGAGCACCTGGAGCTCTTCCTCTTGGCCCAGCAGAAGGTGCCCGAGAAGCTGGAGAAGCTACTGGGACCAGTCAACCTGTTCTCAGATGAGAACATCCCCAG GCTGGTGACAGTGCTAAAGATGGCGGCCTCCTCTATGAAAAAGGAACGCAAGCTGCCCGCCATGGCCCTGGAGCTGCTCCGCCTGGCGCTCCAGGAGGACGTGTTCTCACGGTTCTGGAAGGAGGTTGTGGAGCAAGGGCTCCTGAAGAAGCAGTTCTGGCCGGTCAG CTACCTGTGTTTCCGCCTGCTGGGCacggccctgcccctgctgtcCAAGGAGCAGCTGCAGCTGGTGATGCAGGGGGACTTGATCCGACATTATGGGGAGCACGTGGTCACTGCTAAG CTCCCAAACCAGTTCAAGTTTGCTCCAGAGATGAACGAGTACGTGGAGGCCTTCCTCAAAGGCTGCCAGGATGACCCTGAGCGGCAGTTGGACATGGTGGTGGCCTTCACGTCCGTCACCAACCAGGGCCTCCCTATCACGCCTACCTACTGGCGGGTCGTGCGGTTCCTGAGTCCCCCGGCTCTCAAAGGCTACGTGGCCTGGCTGCGGGACATGTTTCTCCAGCCCGACCTGGACTCCTTGGTGGACTTCAGCACCAACAACCAGAAAAAAGCCCAGGACGCTTCGTTCCACGG GCCTGAGCGAGCTGTGTTCCGGCTACGGAAGTGGATCATCCTTCGCCTGGTCAGCGTCGTGGACAGCTTGCacgtggagaaggaggaggcctTGACTGAGGAGGTGGCCAG GTTCTGTTTTTTCCACTCATTCTTTGAGACAAAGAAGCCCACGTCCCAGATCCCAGAAACTGAGCagtccttctcccctcctctggaGAGCCGGACCCGGGAGGTGGTGGGCAATGCCTTCTTCAG CCTGCTGCAGACCCTCAGCACACAGTTTAGGCAGGCGCCGGAGCAGACCCAGGACAGGAGGCTCTGGACCCATCGCCTGGTGCAGTTTGCAGACATGCTTTTGAGCCATGGCCGCAACGTGGCTCCCCTGACGCCCTTCACCACTCAGCAGCGCCAGGCCTGGGACCG GATGCTAAAGACTCTGAAGGAAGTGGACGCACGGTCCTCagaggccaaggccaaggctgcTGCCTTCCAGCACCTGCTGCTACTGGTGGGCATCCACCTCTTCAAG TCCCCTGCAGAGAGCTGTGACCTGCTGGGTGACATCCAGACCTGCATCAAGAAGAGCTTGGGGGAGAAGCCTCGCCGGACCCGCTCCAAGGCCACCA GCCTCCAGGAGCCGCCGTGGGTGGAGGTGCTGGTGGAAATCCTGCTggccctcctggcccagcccagtCACCTGATGCGCCAGGTGGCCCGGAACGTGTTTGGCCATGTCTGCTCCCACCTGACTCCACATGCCCTGCAGCTCATCCTTGAT GTGCTCAAACCCGAGGGGAGCCAGGATGAGGACGACAACGTGGTGGTCATGGATGACTCCGAGCAGAAGCCACTGGAGGATGAGGAG GACAAGAGCTCAGATGGCGAGGACAACAAGGGCAGCAAGAACTCGGAGAGTGAGGAGGAAAGCGACGAGGAGGAGAGCGACGAGGAGGACCTGGATGGGGACGTGGACCAGGGCTTCCGGGAGCAGCTGATGGCGGTGCTGCAGGCAGGGAAGGCGCTG GGTGGAGCGGACGGCGaggatgatgaggaggaggagctgggggatgaGGCCATGATGGCCCTGGACGAGAACCTGGCCAGCCTCTTTGCCGAGCAGAAGCTGCGCATCCAGGCCCGGAGGGACGAGAAGAACAAGCTGCAGAAGGAGAAGGTGCTCCGGCGGGACTTCCAGATCCGG GTCCTGGACCTGATTGAAGTGCTGGTGACGAAGCAGCCCGAGAACCCCCTGGTCCTGGACCTGCTCGAGCCGCTGCTGCTCATCATCCGGCGGAGCATGCGCACCAGCAGCACCAAGCAGGAGCAGGACCTCCTGCACAAGACGGCCCGCATCTTCAC GCACCACCTGTGTCGCTCCCGGCATTACTGCCGCGACCTGGGCGACCGCGTGGAGACTCTGTATACGCAGCTGGAGCAGCTGGTGCAGCAGGCCTGCCACCAGGCTGACTCCTCCATCTCCCTCTACTACTTCAACGCCGCCCTCTACCTGCTCCGGGTCCTGAAGGGCAACACTGTGGACAAGTCCACCCGCAAGGCCCAGAAGGAGAAAGCCAACGCTGACACCAGCACCCAGCCCCAGGGCACAGAG GCTGCCAGCTGCTTGGATTTGAGCCTCGTGACCCCGGTCTATTCATCTGCACTGAGCTCCTTCCTGACCAAGCGCAACAGCCCACTCACCGTCCCCATGTTCCTCAGCCTCTTCACCCGGCACCCG ATGCTCTGTAAGAGCCTGCTCCCCATCGTGGTCGAGCATGTGGCAAGCCCCACACGGTCCCGTCATCAG gcccaggcctgcctgctgctcCAGAAGACCCTGCCCACACGGGAGCTGAGACTGTGCTTCAAGAACCCGGAGTGGGAGCAGCTGATGGGTCAGATCCTGGCAAAGGTCACTGAG AATCTGCGGACACTGGGTGAGGCTGAGACCAAGTCGGAGCAGCAGAAGGAGCTGTCCTCCTTGGAGCTGCTCAACACTCTCCTCAAGAACATTCATCATGAG AAGCTGACCGTGGACCTGACCGCCACCCTGGGCGTGCTGCAGAGCCAGCAGCAGAGGCTGCAGCAGGGGGAGCACCCGACCGGGTCCAGCCGCCTCCACGACCTGTACTGGCAGGCCATGAAGGTCCTCGGAGTCCA GCGCCCCAAGTCAGAGAAGAAGGATGCCAAGGAAGTCCCTAAGGACATGCAGAGCCCCGTTAGCCTGAAGCGCAAGAAAAAGGGGTTCTTGCCAGAGACCAAGAAGCGCAAGAAACGCAAGTCTGAGGGTGCCACACAGGAGGAGGGTGCCAAGCCCGCAGCCACTGATGGGACTCAGCCCCCCAGCACTGgcaagaagaagagaaacaagaTGAAGTCCAAGGTCCCAGCCCAGTCCCAGGTGAATGGGACACCACCTACCAAGAGTCCAGCCCCTGACCCTCCTGCCACGAGCCCCGACATCCCTGCCAAGACCCCAAAACCACAGAAGAAAAATCGGAAGTTGTCCCAGGTAAATGGAGCCACCCCTGTGTCCCCCATGGAGCCAGCTGGCAAAAAGCATCAGAAGAATCTGCCCAAAAAGGGGGTCTCAGGCAAGTCACCACAGTCCGCGCTGCCACGGAAGAAGGCCAGGCTGTCTCTGgccagcaggagccccagcctcctccagagCGGGGCCAAGAGGAAGGCCCAGCTGAGAAAGGTGAGGAAGCTCTCaacaccagccctgccccactcACCCTAG